From the genome of Lentilactobacillus buchneri, one region includes:
- a CDS encoding winged helix-turn-helix transcriptional regulator — protein sequence MTDSVREAVQEKLANGIFNCPKELTLSMISGKWKINILYHLGTDGPYYFYELQKLLPAASRKEITAKLKELVEDGLVNRKPLKTVPVKVQYSITPLGKSLMPIIDAMLKWGQQRLDDLQLGQVEFGLGKVKHE from the coding sequence ATGACTGATAGCGTAAGAGAAGCAGTCCAAGAAAAATTAGCGAACGGCATTTTCAACTGTCCCAAGGAATTAACTTTGTCGATGATTAGCGGCAAGTGGAAAATTAACATCCTGTATCATCTTGGGACAGATGGACCCTATTATTTCTATGAGCTTCAAAAATTATTGCCTGCAGCCTCAAGAAAAGAGATTACGGCAAAGCTCAAAGAATTAGTCGAAGATGGCTTGGTCAATCGCAAGCCACTGAAGACTGTTCCGGTCAAGGTTCAATATTCAATTACCCCGCTGGGAAAATCATTGATGCCGATTATTGACGCCATGTTGAAATGGGGCCAACAAAGGCTCGACGACTTGCAGTTGGGGCAGGTTGAATTTGGCTTGGGTAAAGTCAAACATGAATGA
- a CDS encoding MarR family winged helix-turn-helix transcriptional regulator: MKDRNSVSSLIHQIAKLEEGLINQQLRELNLNVDQAHTLRYIGDHPGTNQRAITIILGRSAASVSNLLKGLETRNLIEKKFNPDNDREKQLTLTPNGKETVTAVKGAFDVLDEKVDAALLAPDAIYDQLTQIYQQLKE; encoded by the coding sequence TTGAAAGATCGAAATTCAGTATCATCGCTCATTCATCAAATTGCCAAGCTGGAAGAAGGCTTGATTAATCAGCAGTTGCGCGAACTCAATTTAAATGTCGATCAAGCCCACACGCTGCGGTACATTGGCGATCACCCGGGGACAAATCAGCGGGCAATCACAATTATTTTAGGACGCAGCGCTGCCAGTGTTTCCAATTTGTTAAAAGGACTGGAAACCAGAAACTTGATCGAGAAAAAATTCAATCCGGATAATGACCGCGAAAAACAGCTGACCCTGACTCCAAACGGCAAAGAGACCGTCACGGCGGTCAAGGGTGCGTTCGACGTCCTCGATGAGAAAGTCGATGCAGCTTTACTTGCACCGGATGCGATTTATGACCAGCTCACTCAAATTTATCAACAACTAAAGGAGTAA
- a CDS encoding DUF2316 family protein — protein sequence MSLTPQQEIDTKQQINANFKLAEVPIEQVAQDLDTTPEHVQDILDLNPTRLEEPWILKAYLDEKIIEKGGTPVPYTALLGDPKHYWFLNNRFLKKGKLLS from the coding sequence ATGTCACTCACACCACAACAAGAAATCGACACCAAGCAGCAAATTAACGCCAACTTCAAACTAGCAGAAGTCCCCATCGAACAAGTGGCTCAAGATCTGGATACCACGCCGGAACATGTTCAAGACATTTTGGACTTGAACCCCACCCGGTTGGAGGAACCTTGGATTCTCAAAGCGTACCTGGATGAGAAAATCATTGAAAAAGGCGGCACACCGGTTCCTTATACTGCATTGCTGGGGGACCCGAAGCATTACTGGTTCTTGAACAACCGCTTTTTGAAGAAGGGTAAGCTGCTAAGCTAA
- a CDS encoding amidohydrolase family protein translates to MKVITLEEHFSSQKLGQKMAEVLPKRPIGNVSPKMQDYMQRSLPPEAELEDVTGSRIQWMDQHQISMQILSYGNQNPQNSDPKFAVELTKLANDELAKAVAKAPDRFRAFASLPVSHPTDAAAELKRGVEELGFKGAMLVRPTSQAHPFFDDPFYLPIFEAAANLNVPVYLHPSFPDSQIIDYYYSNGPWDDKVSGILGTAGYGWHTDVGIQTVRLLLSGVFEKYPNLKLISGHWGEFASFALERMDQVMYPETNLSEPISKIYRDHVYVTPSGILTEPQLKFVKDEVGIEHLLYSIDYPYIKPENSGSFIESSPLTDEEKELFAHGNAEKLLQL, encoded by the coding sequence ATGAAAGTCATTACATTAGAAGAACATTTTTCATCACAAAAGTTGGGTCAGAAAATGGCCGAGGTCTTACCAAAACGACCAATCGGAAACGTCAGTCCGAAGATGCAGGATTATATGCAGCGCTCACTACCACCCGAGGCAGAATTGGAAGACGTCACCGGCAGTCGGATTCAATGGATGGATCAACACCAGATTTCAATGCAAATCCTGTCATACGGCAATCAGAACCCGCAAAATTCAGATCCGAAGTTTGCGGTTGAACTGACAAAGTTGGCGAATGATGAGCTGGCAAAAGCTGTTGCGAAAGCCCCCGATCGCTTCCGTGCCTTTGCATCGCTCCCGGTTTCCCATCCCACTGACGCTGCGGCAGAACTGAAACGCGGTGTCGAAGAGCTCGGCTTCAAGGGGGCCATGCTAGTGAGACCAACTTCTCAGGCTCATCCATTCTTTGATGATCCATTCTACCTACCCATTTTTGAGGCGGCAGCCAACCTCAATGTGCCAGTCTATCTGCATCCCTCATTCCCAGATTCACAGATTATCGACTACTATTACTCTAACGGTCCGTGGGATGACAAGGTTTCCGGTATTTTGGGAACTGCAGGCTATGGTTGGCATACCGATGTCGGTATCCAGACCGTCAGACTACTATTAAGTGGCGTTTTCGAAAAGTACCCGAATCTGAAATTGATCTCCGGTCACTGGGGCGAGTTTGCCTCGTTTGCCCTTGAGCGAATGGATCAGGTCATGTATCCGGAAACCAACCTCAGCGAACCCATTTCAAAGATTTATCGCGATCACGTGTATGTCACCCCAAGCGGTATTTTGACCGAACCGCAATTGAAATTCGTGAAGGACGAAGTGGGGATTGAGCATTTGCTGTACTCGATTGATTACCCTTATATCAAACCGGAAAATTCTGGCAGTTTCATTGAGAGCAGTCCTCTAACGGATGAGGAGAAGGAATTGTTTGCGCATGGGAATGCGGAAAAGTTACTGCAACTCTGA
- the rlmH gene encoding 23S rRNA (pseudouridine(1915)-N(3))-methyltransferase RlmH, with product MNIKLVVVGKLKEKYFKQGIAEYAKRLSRFCKFQIVEVPDEKAPESLSQAEMDEVMDKEGARILDKIKDREYVYALAILGKERTSEAFAKEIADLTTYGHSDITFVIGGSLGLSKHVLDRADTQISFGRFTLPHQLMRLVLTEQIYRAFMINEGSPYHK from the coding sequence GTGAACATTAAATTGGTCGTTGTTGGAAAATTAAAAGAAAAGTATTTTAAGCAGGGGATTGCGGAATACGCGAAGCGGTTATCGCGCTTTTGCAAGTTTCAGATTGTGGAAGTTCCCGATGAGAAGGCGCCAGAGTCACTCAGCCAAGCAGAAATGGATGAAGTGATGGACAAAGAGGGTGCGCGAATTCTGGACAAAATAAAGGACCGCGAGTACGTGTACGCACTCGCGATCCTAGGCAAGGAGCGGACTTCAGAAGCGTTTGCGAAGGAAATTGCCGACCTGACAACCTATGGTCATTCGGACATCACCTTTGTTATTGGCGGATCACTTGGGTTATCGAAACACGTTCTCGATCGTGCCGACACCCAGATTTCCTTTGGCCGGTTCACATTGCCCCACCAATTGATGAGGTTGGTGTTGACTGAGCAGATTTACCGGGCTTTTATGATTAATGAGGGCAGCCCTTATCATAAGTGA